In Chloroflexota bacterium, the genomic window ATCTATCGTTATTGCTCCGAAGTCGCAAGCCTCCAGGCACCAGCCACAGCCAGTGCACCGCACCTTGTTCAGTATGATAATGCCTTGCTCCTCGTCCCAACTCAGAGCCTGTCTGGGGCAGGCTGCTATGCAGGGGGCGTCTTCACAGAAGCGGCAGGTCAGACTCATCATGAGGTCTGACTTAAGCCGGACCAACTTGATGCGTGAGAGCTCTATGTTGAACTCGCCTGTCTTCACAGCAGAGCAGGCAAACTCACACAGTTGACAACCCGTACAGATCTGAGGGTCACAG contains:
- a CDS encoding 4Fe-4S dicluster domain-containing protein produces the protein MQRRYISCDPQICTGCQLCEFACSAVKTGEFNIELSRIKLVRLKSDLMMSLTCRFCEDAPCIAACPRQALSWDEEQGIIILNKVRCTGCGWCLEACDFGAITIDPHTKSALICDLCVGQEEPRCVEVCPKEALKITSFEVTGQEARLKAMKRLSTE